From Candidatus Melainabacteria bacterium RIFOXYA2_FULL_32_9, a single genomic window includes:
- a CDS encoding zinc-binding protein yields MTYQDKILQCADCGYDFEFTSNEQAFYASKGLTNHPKRCKSCRNARKDSSRYGVRSENNSRKMYDVVCSDCGADAQVPFQPSGNRPVLCKNCYSNSYSRRSA; encoded by the coding sequence ATGACATATCAAGATAAAATTTTACAATGTGCAGATTGTGGTTATGATTTCGAATTCACATCTAATGAACAAGCATTCTACGCTTCAAAAGGTCTTACAAATCATCCAAAGAGATGTAAATCCTGTCGTAATGCAAGAAAAGATTCAAGCCGTTATGGTGTTAGAAGTGAAAATAACTCAAGAAAAATGTACGATGTAGTTTGCTCAGATTGTGGAGCAGATGCACAAGTACCTTTTCAGCCATCTGGTAACAGACCGGTTCTTTGTAAGAATTGTTATTCCAACTCTTATTCAAGAAGATCAGCGTAA